The Thiorhodovibrio litoralis genome includes a window with the following:
- a CDS encoding site-specific integrase, whose protein sequence is MATNDSLKDRIRTLTDGRKTSEQFGRGFGSLVFWKRGGKVRVYFRYTSSTGSQEDYPLGLYDEKGQGGMQISEAKARAWELSKLYQSGVKDIKTHFAEQDAAREAEKTAAKEALEAARREREARGKFTLGALCGAYVAHLEALGKPSAKDAANAFKNHVSGASPELAATPAMEVQPEQIASLIRSIRDKGKDRMAGIVRSYLNAAYQMAIGAKFDTSAPASFNGFEITQNPVAPIKAIAVKRGERVLSQAELREYFGHMGEGIVDQALLLALLAGGQRIRQLLRARVADWDPENRVLRLWDSKGKRTEAREHLLPLGEQGAKIVDALVERAMEKATKAAQGGEPEPNPSLWLSTAGAVVFHATPGKRVVEIAKRMKGESFDLRDLRRTCETRLAGLGITREVRAQLLSHGLSGVQVAHYDRHSYSDEKRAALDAWEAYLFSKTADNVIPMKRAAAA, encoded by the coding sequence ATGGCGACCAATGACAGTCTCAAAGACCGCATCCGCACACTAACAGATGGGCGGAAGACATCAGAGCAGTTCGGACGCGGGTTCGGTTCTCTGGTGTTCTGGAAGCGCGGGGGCAAGGTGCGGGTTTACTTCAGGTACACCAGCAGCACCGGGAGTCAGGAAGATTACCCGCTTGGGCTCTATGACGAAAAAGGGCAGGGCGGGATGCAAATCAGCGAGGCTAAGGCCCGCGCTTGGGAGTTGTCCAAGCTATATCAATCAGGCGTCAAGGACATCAAGACACACTTTGCCGAGCAGGATGCAGCCAGGGAAGCCGAGAAGACAGCCGCCAAGGAAGCACTGGAAGCGGCCAGACGGGAGCGGGAAGCGCGAGGCAAGTTCACCCTGGGGGCATTGTGCGGCGCCTATGTCGCGCATCTGGAAGCCCTCGGCAAGCCCTCGGCAAAAGATGCGGCGAACGCCTTCAAGAACCACGTTTCAGGGGCAAGCCCTGAGCTGGCAGCAACGCCTGCAATGGAAGTGCAGCCAGAGCAAATCGCAAGCCTGATTCGCTCCATCAGGGACAAGGGCAAGGATCGCATGGCTGGCATCGTGCGCAGCTATCTGAACGCGGCTTATCAGATGGCCATCGGCGCCAAGTTCGATACCTCGGCACCTGCCAGTTTTAACGGGTTCGAGATCACGCAGAACCCTGTGGCGCCCATCAAGGCGATTGCCGTCAAGCGAGGCGAGCGCGTCTTGAGCCAAGCCGAGCTGCGCGAATATTTCGGACACATGGGGGAGGGCATTGTCGATCAGGCGTTGCTGTTGGCCCTGCTGGCTGGTGGCCAGCGGATTCGACAACTCTTGCGCGCCCGGGTGGCTGATTGGGACCCAGAGAATCGGGTTCTCAGGCTTTGGGACTCCAAGGGTAAGCGCACCGAAGCGCGCGAGCATCTGCTACCTCTTGGTGAGCAGGGGGCCAAGATTGTCGACGCGCTTGTCGAGCGTGCCATGGAGAAAGCCACCAAGGCGGCACAAGGGGGAGAACCCGAGCCGAATCCCTCACTGTGGCTGTCGACGGCTGGCGCTGTTGTCTTTCACGCCACCCCCGGCAAGCGAGTTGTCGAGATTGCCAAGAGGATGAAGGGCGAATCCTTCGACCTGCGGGACCTTCGTCGCACCTGTGAAACTCGCCTAGCGGGACTCGGAATCACCCGCGAAGTCCGGGCGCAACTCTTAAGCCATGGGCTGTCAGGCGTGCA